A stretch of the Panicum virgatum strain AP13 chromosome 9N, P.virgatum_v5, whole genome shotgun sequence genome encodes the following:
- the LOC120689762 gene encoding probable chromo domain-containing protein LHP1, with the protein MGRSRKDSSDLAEALEEDEEEGEEQTEGEEEEGEEQEQTEEGEEDEAGAGADAETLAQDAVEPPKLAEGYFEIEAIRRRRLRKGQLQYLVKWRGWPESANTWEPLENLKACSDIVDAFDKRSRSPRSSRKRKRKTATTPTSDPKPSRGKRGRPPRSEARSTTGHHAPDPKKLPCRTSSRRVSNNGNKTLFGELGASVNVLGQRVVQEGSSGVVSVGFPSQGVPLSVSLTDQQDEHHPANGSSKVENSVRAPPSQGGQITGAKKRKSGCVRRFKQDEAAIQEQGGIRDGTSDKPGNEYVDSTEGETGDKNKGEDSASQIHNPKILKIIKPVRYFATILDGVQEVAITFKALRSDGTEVLVDDKQLKAKEPLVLIEYYEQHLRYNPTSTH; encoded by the exons ATGGGCCGGAGCAGGAAGGATTCCAGCGATCTGGCGGAGGCTCTAGAGGAGGACGAAGAAGAGGGGGAGGAACAGACTGAGGGcgaagaggaagagggggagGAACAGGAGCAGACGGAGGAAGGTGAGGAGGATGAGGCCGGGGCAGGCGCTGATGCGGAGACGCTGGCCCAGGACGCCGTTGAGCCGCCGAAGCTGGCCGAGGGTTACTTCGAGATCGaggccatccgccgccgccgcctccgcaagGGCCAGCTCCAGTACCTCGTCAAGTG GCGTGGATGGCCGGAGAGTGCTAACACATGGGAACCCCTTGAAAACCTGAAGGCCTGCTCGGACATTGTTGATGCTTTTGATAAGAG GTCACGGTCACCAAGGTCCTCTCGGAAGCGAAAACGTAAGACTGCAACTACTCCAACATCAGATCCTAAACCTTCTCGTGGAAAACGGGGTCGCCCACCTCGGTCGGAGGCCCGCTCTACGACTGGACATCATGCCCCAGACCCCAAGAAATTGCCATGCAGGACAAGTAGTAGGAGAGTCAGTAATAATGGTAACAAGACCTTGTTTGGTGAACTCGGGGCATCAGTGAATGTGCTTGGGCAAAGAGTAGTACAGGAGGGTAGTTCTGGTGTGGTTTCAGTTGGTTTTCCATCACAAGGGGTTCCTCTATCTGTTAGCTTGACTGACCAACAAGATGAGCATCACCCTGCAAATGGTTCATCAAAGGTGGAAAATTCAGTACGAGCACCCCCATCTCAAGGTGGCCAGATAACTGGTGCAAAGAAGCGCAAGTCTGGATGTGTTAGGAGGTTCAAGCAGGATGAAGCAGCAATACAAGAGCAAGGAGGTATTCGTGATGGCACAAGTGACAAGCCAGGCAACGAGTATGTTGATTCCACAGAAGGAGAAACTGGTGATAAGAACAAGGGGGAGGACTCTGCTAGCCAAATTCATAATCCTAAGATCTTGAAGATCATCAAGCCAGTGCGCTATTTTGCCACTATTTTGGATGGTGTGCAGGAAGTTGCAATAACGTTCAAGGCACTCAG GTCTGATGGAACAGAAGTATTAGTAGATGACAAGCAGTTGAAAGCTAAGGAGCCCTTAGTG CTTATAGAATACTATGAGCAGCATCTTCGATATAACCCCACCTCGACACATTGA